Proteins encoded in a region of the Mucispirillum schaedleri ASF457 genome:
- a CDS encoding aspartate aminotransferase family protein: MSSLMNNYGRFKISFAYGLGAKLYTADNEEYLDFASGISVTNLGHNFKPLTDAVCSQAAKVMHTSNLYEIPLQEELADLISKNSFNGKVFFCNSGAEANEAAIKLARLYGNTIHHGKKYKIISMYNSFHGRTYATMGATAQEKIQKGSYPMPGYNQYIPFNNIEAFKNAVSLNDTAAIILELFQGEGGVIPVDIEFLKEVRRICDEKDILMIVDEVQTGYGRTGELFAYKLFGVVPDIMTLSKSIAGGVPMGAVVSVEKAASLFTGGTHGSTFGGNPLACAAGIAVIKEMTKEGFLQSVKEKGALLKDYLYKNLSDTCLVKGEGLLIGVKTPYSPKDVAEACLENHLLVVTAGNNSVRLYPPLNISSEDLLKGAEIFVSTIKELGK, from the coding sequence ATGTCATCTCTTATGAATAATTATGGCAGATTTAAAATATCATTTGCTTACGGACTTGGTGCAAAACTTTATACAGCAGATAATGAAGAATACCTTGATTTTGCTTCAGGGATTTCTGTAACAAATTTGGGTCATAATTTTAAGCCATTAACTGATGCAGTATGTTCTCAGGCTGCAAAGGTTATGCATACATCTAATCTTTATGAAATACCGTTACAGGAAGAGTTAGCAGATTTAATTTCTAAAAATAGTTTTAATGGTAAAGTATTTTTCTGTAATTCGGGAGCTGAAGCAAATGAGGCAGCAATAAAACTTGCCCGCCTTTATGGCAATACTATACATCATGGAAAAAAATATAAAATTATATCAATGTATAACTCTTTTCATGGCAGAACTTATGCCACAATGGGTGCTACAGCTCAGGAAAAAATTCAAAAAGGCTCATACCCTATGCCTGGATATAATCAGTATATACCATTTAATAATATTGAAGCTTTTAAAAATGCAGTATCTTTAAATGATACTGCTGCAATAATATTAGAGCTTTTTCAAGGGGAAGGCGGTGTTATTCCAGTTGATATAGAGTTTTTAAAAGAAGTTCGCAGAATATGTGACGAAAAAGATATATTAATGATAGTTGATGAAGTGCAGACAGGCTACGGCAGAACAGGTGAATTATTTGCATATAAGCTTTTTGGAGTGGTGCCTGATATTATGACACTTTCAAAATCTATTGCAGGTGGTGTTCCTATGGGGGCAGTTGTATCAGTTGAAAAAGCTGCATCTCTTTTTACTGGCGGCACTCACGGCTCAACTTTTGGCGGCAATCCACTTGCATGTGCTGCTGGTATTGCAGTAATTAAAGAGATGACAAAAGAGGGCTTTTTACAGTCAGTAAAAGAAAAAGGTGCATTATTAAAAGATTATTTATATAAAAATCTGTCTGATACATGCTTAGTTAAAGGGGAAGGTCTTTTAATAGGTGTTAAAACTCCATATTCACCAAAAGATGTGGCAGAAGCATGTTTAGAAAATCATCTTTTAGTTGTTACTGCTGGTAATAATTCTGTGCGTCTTTATCCGCCATTAAATATCAGCAGTGAAGATTTATTAAAAGGTGCAGAAATATTTGTATCTACTATTAAGGAATTAGGTAAATAA